The Streptomyces halobius genomic interval AACGGGGCCACCTCAGGTGGTTCAGGGGGTGTGCGCCGCTACCCCTGGCGCTTGACGAACGTCATCGGAACCGAGTTGCCGGGCGCCTGGATCAGGACACGTGCCGGGATGAGGACCAGCTTCTGCTTCCGCTCGCCGCTGGCGTTGGTGAAATCGAGCTTGTAGACGTTGTATCCGGTGTACCAACCGCCGTTGGCGCGCCCCTCGACCCACCCGGACACGCCGTCCGGCACGTCGTAGGTGTTGTTCTGCTCGGTCATGGTCGTCCACTTGTTGTTGGTGGTGGTCGACTCGCTGTAGGTGAAGTTGGCCTCCGGGCTGGGCTCGCCCGGAAGACCAACGGACACGCTGACCTTTCCGCCGACGGACCAGCCACTGGTCTGGCTGGTGTCCTGGCCGACCGTGGCCCGGGTCTTGTAGGAGAACTGCGCCTTGCCCATCACTGCTGCTGAGGTCTGCATGACGGGATACGCCTTGTCGAGGACGCCGACGAATCCGCAGGGCTGCGACTCGCCGCCCGGGTCGTGGCTGGGCTGGCCGCACATCGACTTGGCGTCCCAGTTGCCCAGCCACGGCTCCTTGTCGTCGCGGCTGCTGTAGCGGATGTCGGGACCCTCGGTGGGGATGGTCGGCGGCAGGTTGAACCGGCTGCCCAGCTTGGCGGGGATGTCGTTGAGCGCCTGGTCATGCGGGTAGACCTTCTCGACGTCGTCGAGCTTGACCTCCTGCGAGTCCTGACCGCTGGCCGGGTAGCCCTTGACGGCCTCCTTCTGGTTCAGGTGCACCCTCCGGCTGACGAAGTCGAAGACTTCCTGTTCGGTCTTGAAGTAGGTGTTGCCGTCGTCGGCCATGGCCGGCGACGCCGCGCCGACCAGCAGCGGCACGGCTATGAGGGCGGACGCCGCAAGGACGGCCGTGCATTTCCCCGTTCGGCGCGGTGCCTTGTGTACAGGGGAGGTGACGGGAGTGGTCATGTCCGTCTTCGCTTTCTTTCGGCAGGAGTTGAGGGGTACCGCACGCGCAACGTGAAACGCGCGGGAACTCAGCCGCAGGCACGTGGGGGGTGGCTAAGGCAGGATGCGACACCGCACCCGTCTGCGTTCCCCCGGATGTTCGCCGGCGCTTTGGAACGCCTCAGCGATGGGTGTGAGGGCGCGGGAGAAAACTAGGAAGCTACTGTTGCGTTCATCCGTCAACTTTGTAACAGAAGCCCCACGGTCATCACTTGTCACAGTTGCACCAGTAGTCCCATGCCGGCCTGTGTGACGTGCGGCAAACGTAAGGTGACGAAAGGTCAGGAATGCAGGAACGCAGTGTGGTGTTTCGGCAACAGTCGGGTACCCACTGGCTGACTCCAACAGACCGACATGCGCACGACTGCGCCGGGCACCGCACTGCTCTCAGCTTGGCGTTTAACCTCGCCGGGTCACCTGACCTGCTGATCTTGGCTTCTTCGTGAGACAGCAGGGCGGCCGTTCTTCACGCTTCGAGGTGTCGAGCAACGTCGCGTGAAGGAACGGCCGCTGTGAAGAGTCTGGCTTGTGCAGGTCCCGCTGACGCCGCGCTGAGCGTGCTGTCCCACTTTCGTGTCGAGTTCCACGACTGCCTCTACTCCCGTGCGGATGCGCTCTTCGACCTCACCGACGCGGTGCTGTGCGCGGACAGTCCGGTGACGTCGCTGGCCGAGCTGACGCTTGCGGCCGAGCACCGGCGCGGGCACGGAGTGATGTACGACGCCGTCAATCACGGCTGGCTGGAGCCGCGCCGCCTGCGCAGGCTGCTCGCCTCCACGCCGCTGCCCCGTGCGGCCGACGGTCGGATCGTGCTTGCGGTGATGTGAGCAACTGGCTGCGTCCTGACGCCCGACCAGCCCGGAGTTGCTGTTCTGCCACGTCTACGGGCGGGCCGCAGCGCGGATCAGTTCATCCCCGGCTGGCCCCCCGTATGGGCCAACGGTCCCGATCACTCCCGTGGCGCGACCTGAGCGGCCTCGATGACCGTGAACCGCCGCGGCTTGTCACCGGTCTGATGTGCCAGACCGAGCGTCACCAGCGTGTCCAGGGCGTTGCTGATTGCGCCCGAAGACGCCTCCAACCGGCGTGACAACCCGGTCGGCCCCCACTCCTCACCCGGCCGCTCGCGCAGAAACTCCAGTATGCGGTCACGTAGTTGGCCCGGGGCCCGCAGCGGGCGCTCCCCGCTCGGGACCACCGCCACCGCTCGGAACTTCGCACCGTCCTCGTCCATGCCGTCACGCACAGCCTGCCCTTCGGCGGCCAGCTTCTCGAGGGTCTTCCTGACGGCCTCGTCGGTCACTTTCACCTCATCCGTGTCCCCGGATGACCCACATACGTCCCGATGGTCGGCCAGGGCGAGCTCGATAAGCCCCATGCGCTCTGCGGTACCGAAGTCTGAGGGCTCCAGGCAGCTGTCCGGATAGCAGAACGTCGTCCGCTCCAGCGTCCGGGCGGTGAGCCGGAAGTGGGAGCAACCGAAGCGCGGCGCCGCGCCGACCGGATTGTGGCCGAAGTTCAGTGCCCCATAGACGGCCGCTCGCTGGCAGCGGCGTTGTCGTAGGCGCCGTTGAAGATCCGGCTCTCCCACCGCCACCGGTTCCCGCCGGGGTAGGCAGTCAGGCCGCCGTTGCTCGGGCCACCTCTACGCGTGATCCATTGGGATCGGCCAGCGCCACCGGCGACTACACCGAGCTGCGCGACAGTACGTCCGGGACCCGCCTCACTTCGTCGCCGAACGACACGACGGCGACCGAGCACAGAGCGCCGACCCCGGGCGGGCAGTTCTACGCCAAGAGTCACGGCATCTACGTGAATCCGGACACTCCGCTCGCGCTCCGCGTCGCGCACAACGACTGCGCGCCGCGCAACGTCGTCCTCGCGGAGTTCAATCTCTGCATCCACCCGGCCGCCGGACCGGCCCTTTAGCCCGCCATGTCCCCTTCCGCGGAGGTAGTCCCATGCCCGACCAACGGCCCTCGGTCGGCCGGATCGTCCACTACGTCAGCCACGGCACCCCCGTGAGGAGCGACGGCTCCCAGGCGTTCGCGTCGGCATGCCGCGCCGCCATCGTCACGGAAGTCGCCGCCGACGACCCCGGCCGCGTCGGGCTCGCCGTCCTCAACCCCACGGGGCAGTTCTCCCCCCGGTTATGTTTCTTCGCGGTCCTGCAATGGGGCCGCTGGCCTCCGGGCCCGGCATGACTGTGTCCCCTGTCGAAGGCATGACCTGGGGGGTGGTGTCACCGGGCCCGAGGGGGGCCGTTGGAGACGCTGATGAGAGGTCCGGCTACCGCCAGGCCTGCGCAATGCCCGGCCGTTCGCGGGCGGCAGGTCTGCATAACGTGGATGCGCGCGTACGGCACCACCGCCCTGGCCAGCACCGCACGAGCCCTGGCCGGAGGCCGAGTGATGTCGGACTCGATGACCGCCGCACGCTTCCTCCAGGCCCTCCACGACAAGGACGTGGACGTCGTCGAGGTCGGCAACTGGCGTACGCACAACCGCAACAGCAAAGGCGCGTGAGGCGGCGTGCACGGTGTGATAACCCATCACGCCGTGACCAAGGGCACCACAGACACGGTGCGGATCGTGCGGGACGGGTACAGCACCCTCCCGGGCCCGCTCGCACACGGAGTGATTGCCAAGGACGGGCGGGTCCCCCTCGTCGCGTACGGCCGGGCGAATCACGCCGGGCTTGGCGACCCGACGTCCCTCTCTGAGGTCATCGCGGAGCGCGCTCTGCCCGCCGACAACGAGCCGACGACGGACGGCAACCGGGCGTTCTACGGGTTCGAGTGCGAGAACCTCGGCGACGGGAACGACCCGTGGCCCAGCGCCCAGTTGGACTCGATCGAGCGCGTGAGCGCGGCTATCTGCCGCGTCCACAACTGGAGCGCCCGCTCCGTCATTGGACACCTGGAGTGGCAGCCCGGAAGATCGACCGCAAGGGCTTCACCATGCCGGGCATGAGGGACCGGACCTCGTCCCGCCTCGGCCAGAGCAAGCCCCGCGCGCTCCCGAGCCCGTCCTGGCCGAAGGTCTTCCTGTCACGGCTCATCGCTGCGGCGAACGCAGTACTCCGCCGGCGAAGGGCTAGCCCGTCACCTACAGCGGCGTCAAGACGTACGAGGCTGCTCTTGTCGACGAGGGCCTGCTGGCCAAGACGTACCTCGACGGCCACTTCGCTACGAGCGAGTGGCAGGAGCGGTGCGGCCTCCGGGGCCGAAAACCGGGCCAGCCCGCGGACGGCATCCCCGGGTGGGACTCCCCCACCTGCCTCGGCAAGAAACACGGTTTCGACGTAATCGACTGAAAGGACTCTGATCATGGCAAACAAGCCCGTTGAACGGAAGTGACCGCGTCGTCCGCTGCCGCCTACCTCGCATTGTCCGGCCTCCTCGGCGTCCTCGCCGCGGTACAGGACAACGCCAGGCTGCTGGAGTGGATGCCGGACACCCTGAGCCCGTTCGTCCTCGCGATCGTCCCGACGCTCGTCACCTTCGCAGCTGGTTGGAAGCCGAAGCACACCCGCGCACTTCGGACGGCATCGAACCGACCGGAGGGGTGAGCGTGGAGGCGACCGGCATCCCGGCTCTCGACGCGGCGCTGGTCTGGGGCGGTGCGATTACCGTCCTGGCCAGGCATCCGGGGTGTCTGTGTGGGGGCAAGGGCGTCCCCTCCGTACGCGGTCGCCCGGCTTCAGGCGGTCGCCCCAGCTTCGCTTGGATCTCCACGCCTGCGCCCGCCTGTACCGGGGCCAGTTCGACCACATCCACCGGGCCGCCGCACGCCAGGGGGACGGACATCTCCAAATCCGCCCCGGGCGGGGTTGCCGGGGAGGCAGGCGGGGATCCGTCCAGTGAACACAAAGTTGCGCGGACATGAGCGCTACGACGCGAGGTATCTACGACAGTGCCGGCCGACGAGTCAGGAAGATACTCGGAGGCTCACTCACTCGGCGCTCCAGTGGTAGTCGCCGGGGGACTCGCTAACGATCTGGTTTGGTCTGGTCGGCACACCATGGATGCCGTCCACATAGATGACCTCAACACCGTCGCCGAGCTCCTCCTGGAGCTCGGCGGCAAGATTCGAGCCGTCCTCCGTGAACGCTTCACGCTCACTCGGGTCATCACTCTCGAACGCGGCGGAGGAAAATCGGTAGTTCCACGCTTCCAGCTGCTGAGCCAGCTCGTCGCTCAGCCCCAACTCATCGTAATCGATGGAGTCATTTATACGACCAGGGGTCCTGTCCCACAGAGGGGTAGCGACGTACTCCGCTTTCAACAGGACATGAGTGTAAAGGTGCTTCCCTCGGTCGCCAGGGTTACTCATGCTTCCTCCCACCTTTACATTGACCGTGCGTCTGCATAGGGTACTTGGCGCTCTGCTCCGTTGACCAGGGGCCCGGCCTCCAACGGGCTGGCGGAACGGAAAGACCGATTGAGGGGGATTTTTTTCATGATATCTCGTGGGGCTCGCCGACTCCTTGTCGGCTCCTTGGCAAGCTGTCTCCTTT includes:
- a CDS encoding holin; amino-acid sequence: MTASSAAAYLALSGLLGVLAAVQDNARLLEWMPDTLSPFVLAIVPTLVTFAAGWKPKHTRALRTASNRPEG